One window from the genome of Choloepus didactylus isolate mChoDid1 chromosome 2, mChoDid1.pri, whole genome shotgun sequence encodes:
- the LOC119526872 gene encoding acidic leucine-rich nuclear phosphoprotein 32 family member A has protein sequence MEMDKRIHLELRNRTPSDVKELVLDNCRSNEGKIEGLTDEFEELEFLSTINVGLTSVANLPKLNKLKKLELSDNRISGGLEILAEKCPNLTHLNLSGNKIKDLSTIEPLKKLENLKSLDLFNCEVTNLNDYRENVFKLLPQLTYLDGYDRDDKEAPDSDAEGYVEGLDDEEEDEDEEEYDEDAQVVEDEEDEDEEEEGEEEDVSGEEEEDEEGYNDGEVDDEEDEEDLGEEEKGQKRKREPEDEGEDDD, from the coding sequence ATGGAAATGGACAAACGGATTCATTTAGAGCTGCGGAACAGGACGCCCTCTGATGTGAAAGAGCTTGTCCTGGACAACTGTCGGTCGAATGAAGGCAAAATTGAAGGCCTCACAGATGAATTTGAAGAACTGGAGTTCTTAAGTACAATCAACGTAGGCCTCACCTCAGTTGCAAACTTACCAAAGTTAAACAAACTTAAGAAGCTTGAACTAAGTGATAACAGAATCTCAGGGGGCCTGGAAATATTGGCAGAAAAGTGTCCGAATCTCACACatctaaatttaagtggcaacaAAATTAAAGACCTCAGCACAATAGAGccactgaagaagttagaaaaccTCAAGAGCTTAGACCTTTTTAATTGTGAGGTAACCAACCTGAACGACTACCGAGAAAATGTGTTCAAGCTCCTACCACAACTCACGTATCTCGATGGCTATGACCGGGATGACAAGGAGGCCCCTGACTCGGATGCTGAGGGCTACGTGGAGGGCCTGGATGATGAGGAGGAAGACGAGGATGAGGAAGAGTATGATGAAGATGCTCAGGTAGTGGAAGATgaggaagatgaagatgaagaggaagaaggtgaagAGGAGGATGTtagtggagaggaggaggaggatgaagaaGGTTATAACGATGGGGAAGTAGATGACGAGGAAGATGAAGAAGATCTTGGTGAAGAAGAAAAGGGTCAAAAGCGAAAACGAGAACCTGAAGATGAGGGAGAAGATGATGACTAA